The following are encoded in a window of Dysidea avara chromosome 4, odDysAvar1.4, whole genome shotgun sequence genomic DNA:
- the LOC136252982 gene encoding protein NLRC3-like isoform X2, producing MATGKMSLQEQKRVLTNNREFIVNNLDADDVIDELIQEKMMGRNAAQRVQLMGMSRVDKNRIIVDQLCIAGPGVLEKFCEILRKYKRQTFIAEELEENGVKCDRPILKYSPIAVSRLQARYLRYLSTDWPHYYVRLALVKGEKVTRADKNLEEITRLTLKGQVDEILLKKEQLGELRDIFHYQNKPCPRLILIMGGPGIGKTTLANEICVKWAKGGGFLAEDFDIVILIPLRSVQQRSIEKEIKEHIGEEMYKQVKKSAGSRCLLILEGLDEMAAERRKRDPFLAQVIKCTLLEKATIMITSRPHACEKLDAGRRIEVVGFGKKEIQEFVEKSFPNDANSVEEFLWQLKEYPHLESLSYVPMNLVMIVDMFECSEKELPSTITQLYRLFIVMTLERQVRKENERKQMRLTVAVAANSVEEKLFLVLAGIPKEAVRTLLLLCRLAYCSFFDWYSDREEDVWSKWKDPKIIFTVSDLMECAIEETAEWDGYGLLKATHTHQLPTDTVTYNFSHLTIQEFLCAVYISTLSQEEQQRLLNEHFIDYPNVFIFLCGLTGLVSNEMFQFVFSKLQNLPHPGVAPGSRSFDSNVAVKCLYEAQRIDPLYSVASIKVNVQSRTLLPYDCLCISHVMSCYAISELNMSGCHIGDKGAELLVKYYPKKNSAGQLLEVLDLSYNNLSIDGLVHMMKIVKTSSASLRKLSVYGNHISETGMSLILSELQYNNILTELSVATCGLSMKSAICVSEMLGKCSLQVLDMSKNRICDDGITAIAGVLGNSQIRELKINECDITLTGARSLAAGLLVNNSVKILNMSFNKINDNGIAAIAGALSNSQISELDVSGCGITLTEARSLAAGLLINSVRILKVSFNTIGDDGITAIAATLSNSQISELFVIRCGITLTGARSLAVGLLVNNSIRRLYIWGNPITVKGARLILQSAVENRVCQEVVLFHQWLGNEEYRKDDEVKKMMIILEQRRRQEQLQQKISKHDSNKQNVSGEDDVKQPPEGKCSTENDDQLVKEEETTVTTTTDENDQMNGGGSRKILSSQHVTLVIVCRVHLVVLQYFIIFLTIAY from the exons ATGGCTACTGGGAAAATGAGCTTACAGGAACAAAAGAGAGTATTGACTAACAACCGCGAATTCATCGTTAATAATCTGGATGCTGATGACGTGATTGACGAGCTGATTCAGGAGAAGATGATGGGACGTAATGCTGCGCAACGGGTGCAACTGATGGGGATGAGTAGAGTGGATAAGAATCGAATTATTGTCGATCAACTATGTATCGCTGGGCCAGGCGTGCTGGAGAAGTTTTGTGAGATTTTGAGGAAATACAAGCGGCAAACGTTTATAGCCGAAGAATTGGAGGAAAATG GTGTCAAGTGTGATCGTCCCATTTTAAAGTACAGCCCGATAGCTGTTAGCAGATTACAGGCCAGGTACCTCAGATACTTGTCCACTGACTGGCCACACTATTATGTTCGACTGGCTCTGGTGAAAGGAGAAAAGGTGACAAGAGCAGATAAGAACTTGGAAGAGATTACAAGACTAACATTAAAAGGACAAGTTGATGAAATACTGTTGAAGAAGGAACAACTTGGTGAGCTGAGGGACATTTTCCACTACCAGAACAAACCTTGTCCACGATTGATACTAATAATGGGAGGCCCAG GTATAGGAAAGACAACCCTAGCAAATGAGATCTGTGTGAAGTGGGCTAAGGGGGGTGGATTTTTAGCTGAGGACTTTGACATTGTGATCCTGATACCATTAAGGTCAGTCCAGCAAAGGTCAATTGAAAAAGAGATTAAAGAGCACATTGGAGAGGAGATGTATAAGCAAGTGAAGAAGTCAGCAGGTAGTAGATGTCTACTGATTCTGGAAGGATTAGATGAGATGGCAGCTGAACGTCGAAAGCGTGATCCATTTTTAGCACAAGTGATAAAATGTACATTGTTGGAAAAAGCCACAATAATGATTACATCAAGACCACATGCTTGTGAAAAGCTGGATGCAGGTAGGAGAATAGAAGTAGTAGGATTTGGCAAAAAAGAAATTCAAGAGTTTGTGGAGAAGTCATTTCCCAATGATGCGAACAGTGTTGAGGAATTTTTATGGCAGTTGAAGGAGTATCCTCATTTGGAGAGTTTGTCGTACGTGCCTATGAACTTAGTGATGATAGTTGATATGTTTGAGTGTAGTGAGAAGGAGCTTCCATCCACCATTACACAACTGTACCGACTGTTCATTGTGATGACACTAGAGAGACAAGTTAGGAAGGAGAATGAGAGGAAGCAAATGCGTTTAACTGTAGCAGTAGCAGCTAATAGTGTTGAGGAGAAATTATTTTTGGTGTTAGCAGGCATCCCCAAAGAAGCAGTGAGgacattattattgttgtgCAGGTTAGCTTATTGTAGCTTCTTTGACTGGTATTCTGACAGGGAAGAAGATGTTTGGAGTAAGTGGAAGGATCCAAAGATCATCTTTACTGTGTCAGACCTGATGGAGTGTGCTATAGAGGAAACAGCTGAGTGGGACGGGTATGGCCTTTTGAAAGCTACACACACTCACCAGTTACCCACAGACACTGTCACTTACAATTTTTCGCACTTAACCATCCAGGAGTTTTTGTGTGCTGTTTATATTTCAACATTATCACAAGAAGAACAGCAACGTCTACTGAATGAACACTTTATTGACTATCCTAATGTTTTCATATTTCTGTGTGGACTTACAGGATTAGTGTCCAATGAAATGTTCCAGTTTGTGTTCTCTAAGTTACAAAATCTTCCACATCCAGGCGTTGCACCTGGTTCTCGATCATTTGACAGTAATGTTGCAGTGAAATGTTTGTATGAGGCCCAACGGATTGATCCACTTTATTCAGTTGCATCCATCAAAGTGAATGTGCAAAGTAGAACATTACTACCTTATGACTGCCTGTGTATCTCTCATGTGATGTCATGTTATGCAATATCAGAATTGAACATGTCAGGTTGTCATATTGGAGACAAAGGAGCTGAATTGTTAGTAAAATATTATCCCAAAAAGAACAGTGCTGGTCAACTGCTAGAAGTGTTAGACCTCAGCTACAACAATCTCTCTATTGATGGGCTGGTACACATGATGAAGATTGTGAAAACAA GTAGTGCCTCATTAAGAAAGTTAAGTGTTTATGGTAATCACATCAGCGAAACTGGGATGTCATTAATATTAAGTGAACTCCAGTACAATAACATCCTGACTGAATTGAGTGTAGCAACGTGTGGATTATCAATGAAAA GTGCCATCTGTGTCAGTGAAATGTTGGGAAAGTGTTCACTACAAGTCCTTGACATGTCAAAAAACCGTATTTGTGATGATGGCATCACTGCCATTGCAGGAGTACTAGGTAACAGTCAGATTAGGGAACTAAAGATTAATGAGTGTGACATTACTCTTACTGGAGCTAGATCACTTGCAGCAGGATTACTAGTCAACAACAGTGTTAAGATATTAAACATGTCATTCAATAAAATCAATGATAATGGCATCGCTGCTATTGCAGGAGCACTTAGTAACAGTCAGATTAGCGAATTGGATGTTAGTGGGTGTGGCATTACTCTTACTGAAGCTAGATCACTTGCAGCAGGACTACTGATCAACAGTGTTCGGATATTAAAAGTGTCATTCAATACAATTGGTGACGATGGCATCACTGCCATTGCAGCAACACTTAGTAACAGTCAGATTAGTGAACTATTTGTTATTAGGTGTGGCATTACTCTTACTGGAGCAAGATCACTTGCAGTAGGATTACTAGTCAACAACAGTATTAGGAGACTATATATATGGGGTAACCCTATCACTGTGAAGGGAGCTCGTCTAATACTACAGTCAGCTGTGGAAAACAGAGTCTGTCAAGAAGTTGTTCTTTTTCATCAATGGTTGGGTAATGAGGAATACCGGAAAGATGATGaagtgaagaagatgatgatCATATTAGAACAGAGGAGGAGGCAAGAG cAGTTACAACAAAAGATCTCAAAACATGACAGTAATAAACAAAATGTTAGTGGTGAAGATGATGTGAAGCAACCACCAGAAGGAAAATGTAGTACCGAAAATGATGATCAACTTGTGAAAGAAGAGGAGACCACAG TTACTACAACAACAGATGAGAATGATCAGATGAATGGTGGAGGATCCAG GAAGATATTATCATCACAACATGTGACATTGGTTATAGTTTGTAGAGTGCATTTAGTTGTTTTacaatatttcattatatttCTCACGATTGCATACTAA
- the LOC136252982 gene encoding protein NLRC3-like isoform X4 has product MATGKMSLQEQKRVLTNNREFIVNNLDADDVIDELIQEKMMGRNAAQRVQLMGMSRVDKNRIIVDQLCIAGPGVLEKFCEILRKYKRQTFIAEELEENAGVKCDRPILKYSPIAVSRLQARYLRYLSTDWPHYYVRLALVKGEKVTRADKNLEEITRLTLKGQVDEILLKKEQLGELRDIFHYQNKPCPRLILIMGGPGIGKTTLANEICVKWAKGGGFLAEDFDIVILIPLRSVQQRSIEKEIKEHIGEEMYKQVKKSAGSRCLLILEGLDEMAAERRKRDPFLAQVIKCTLLEKATIMITSRPHACEKLDAGRRIEVVGFGKKEIQEFVEKSFPNDANSVEEFLWQLKEYPHLESLSYVPMNLVMIVDMFECSEKELPSTITQLYRLFIVMTLERQVRKENERKQMRLTVAVAANSVEEKLFLVLAGIPKEAVRTLLLLCRLAYCSFFDWYSDREEDVWSKWKDPKIIFTVSDLMECAIEETAEWDGYGLLKATHTHQLPTDTVTYNFSHLTIQEFLCAVYISTLSQEEQQRLLNEHFIDYPNVFIFLCGLTGLVSNEMFQFVFSKLQNLPHPGVAPGSRSFDSNVAVKCLYEAQRIDPLYSVASIKVNVQSRTLLPYDCLCISHVMSCYAISELNMSGCHIGDKGAELLVKYYPKKNSAGQLLEVLDLSYNNLSIDGLVHMMKIVKTSSASLRKLSVYGNHISETGMSLILSELQYNNILTELSVATCGLSMKSAICVSEMLGKCSLQVLDMSKNRICDDGITAIAGVLGNSQIRELKINECDITLTGARSLAAGLLVNNSVKILNMSFNKINDNGIAAIAGALSNSQISELDVSGCGITLTEARSLAAGLLINSVRILKVSFNTIGDDGITAIAATLSNSQISELFVIRCGITLTGARSLAVGLLVNNSIRRLYIWGNPITVKGARLILQSAVENRVCQEVVLFHQWLGNEEYRKDDEVKKMMIILEQRRRQEQLQQKISKHDSNKQNVSGEDDVKQPPEGKCSTENDDQLVKEEETTVTTTTDENDQMNGGGSSYHIWNCSIM; this is encoded by the exons ATGGCTACTGGGAAAATGAGCTTACAGGAACAAAAGAGAGTATTGACTAACAACCGCGAATTCATCGTTAATAATCTGGATGCTGATGACGTGATTGACGAGCTGATTCAGGAGAAGATGATGGGACGTAATGCTGCGCAACGGGTGCAACTGATGGGGATGAGTAGAGTGGATAAGAATCGAATTATTGTCGATCAACTATGTATCGCTGGGCCAGGCGTGCTGGAGAAGTTTTGTGAGATTTTGAGGAAATACAAGCGGCAAACGTTTATAGCCGAAGAATTGGAGGAAAATG CAGGTGTCAAGTGTGATCGTCCCATTTTAAAGTACAGCCCGATAGCTGTTAGCAGATTACAGGCCAGGTACCTCAGATACTTGTCCACTGACTGGCCACACTATTATGTTCGACTGGCTCTGGTGAAAGGAGAAAAGGTGACAAGAGCAGATAAGAACTTGGAAGAGATTACAAGACTAACATTAAAAGGACAAGTTGATGAAATACTGTTGAAGAAGGAACAACTTGGTGAGCTGAGGGACATTTTCCACTACCAGAACAAACCTTGTCCACGATTGATACTAATAATGGGAGGCCCAG GTATAGGAAAGACAACCCTAGCAAATGAGATCTGTGTGAAGTGGGCTAAGGGGGGTGGATTTTTAGCTGAGGACTTTGACATTGTGATCCTGATACCATTAAGGTCAGTCCAGCAAAGGTCAATTGAAAAAGAGATTAAAGAGCACATTGGAGAGGAGATGTATAAGCAAGTGAAGAAGTCAGCAGGTAGTAGATGTCTACTGATTCTGGAAGGATTAGATGAGATGGCAGCTGAACGTCGAAAGCGTGATCCATTTTTAGCACAAGTGATAAAATGTACATTGTTGGAAAAAGCCACAATAATGATTACATCAAGACCACATGCTTGTGAAAAGCTGGATGCAGGTAGGAGAATAGAAGTAGTAGGATTTGGCAAAAAAGAAATTCAAGAGTTTGTGGAGAAGTCATTTCCCAATGATGCGAACAGTGTTGAGGAATTTTTATGGCAGTTGAAGGAGTATCCTCATTTGGAGAGTTTGTCGTACGTGCCTATGAACTTAGTGATGATAGTTGATATGTTTGAGTGTAGTGAGAAGGAGCTTCCATCCACCATTACACAACTGTACCGACTGTTCATTGTGATGACACTAGAGAGACAAGTTAGGAAGGAGAATGAGAGGAAGCAAATGCGTTTAACTGTAGCAGTAGCAGCTAATAGTGTTGAGGAGAAATTATTTTTGGTGTTAGCAGGCATCCCCAAAGAAGCAGTGAGgacattattattgttgtgCAGGTTAGCTTATTGTAGCTTCTTTGACTGGTATTCTGACAGGGAAGAAGATGTTTGGAGTAAGTGGAAGGATCCAAAGATCATCTTTACTGTGTCAGACCTGATGGAGTGTGCTATAGAGGAAACAGCTGAGTGGGACGGGTATGGCCTTTTGAAAGCTACACACACTCACCAGTTACCCACAGACACTGTCACTTACAATTTTTCGCACTTAACCATCCAGGAGTTTTTGTGTGCTGTTTATATTTCAACATTATCACAAGAAGAACAGCAACGTCTACTGAATGAACACTTTATTGACTATCCTAATGTTTTCATATTTCTGTGTGGACTTACAGGATTAGTGTCCAATGAAATGTTCCAGTTTGTGTTCTCTAAGTTACAAAATCTTCCACATCCAGGCGTTGCACCTGGTTCTCGATCATTTGACAGTAATGTTGCAGTGAAATGTTTGTATGAGGCCCAACGGATTGATCCACTTTATTCAGTTGCATCCATCAAAGTGAATGTGCAAAGTAGAACATTACTACCTTATGACTGCCTGTGTATCTCTCATGTGATGTCATGTTATGCAATATCAGAATTGAACATGTCAGGTTGTCATATTGGAGACAAAGGAGCTGAATTGTTAGTAAAATATTATCCCAAAAAGAACAGTGCTGGTCAACTGCTAGAAGTGTTAGACCTCAGCTACAACAATCTCTCTATTGATGGGCTGGTACACATGATGAAGATTGTGAAAACAA GTAGTGCCTCATTAAGAAAGTTAAGTGTTTATGGTAATCACATCAGCGAAACTGGGATGTCATTAATATTAAGTGAACTCCAGTACAATAACATCCTGACTGAATTGAGTGTAGCAACGTGTGGATTATCAATGAAAA GTGCCATCTGTGTCAGTGAAATGTTGGGAAAGTGTTCACTACAAGTCCTTGACATGTCAAAAAACCGTATTTGTGATGATGGCATCACTGCCATTGCAGGAGTACTAGGTAACAGTCAGATTAGGGAACTAAAGATTAATGAGTGTGACATTACTCTTACTGGAGCTAGATCACTTGCAGCAGGATTACTAGTCAACAACAGTGTTAAGATATTAAACATGTCATTCAATAAAATCAATGATAATGGCATCGCTGCTATTGCAGGAGCACTTAGTAACAGTCAGATTAGCGAATTGGATGTTAGTGGGTGTGGCATTACTCTTACTGAAGCTAGATCACTTGCAGCAGGACTACTGATCAACAGTGTTCGGATATTAAAAGTGTCATTCAATACAATTGGTGACGATGGCATCACTGCCATTGCAGCAACACTTAGTAACAGTCAGATTAGTGAACTATTTGTTATTAGGTGTGGCATTACTCTTACTGGAGCAAGATCACTTGCAGTAGGATTACTAGTCAACAACAGTATTAGGAGACTATATATATGGGGTAACCCTATCACTGTGAAGGGAGCTCGTCTAATACTACAGTCAGCTGTGGAAAACAGAGTCTGTCAAGAAGTTGTTCTTTTTCATCAATGGTTGGGTAATGAGGAATACCGGAAAGATGATGaagtgaagaagatgatgatCATATTAGAACAGAGGAGGAGGCAAGAG cAGTTACAACAAAAGATCTCAAAACATGACAGTAATAAACAAAATGTTAGTGGTGAAGATGATGTGAAGCAACCACCAGAAGGAAAATGTAGTACCGAAAATGATGATCAACTTGTGAAAGAAGAGGAGACCACAG TTACTACAACAACAGATGAGAATGATCAGATGAATGGTGGAGGATCCAG CTATCACATATGGAACTGCAGCATCATGTAG
- the LOC136252982 gene encoding protein NLRC3-like isoform X3, which translates to MATGKMSLQEQKRVLTNNREFIVNNLDADDVIDELIQEKMMGRNAAQRVQLMGMSRVDKNRIIVDQLCIAGPGVLEKFCEILRKYKRQTFIAEELEENAGVKCDRPILKYSPIAVSRLQARYLRYLSTDWPHYYVRLALVKGEKVTRADKNLEEITRLTLKGQVDEILLKKEQLGELRDIFHYQNKPCPRLILIMGGPGIGKTTLANEICVKWAKGGGFLAEDFDIVILIPLRSVQQRSIEKEIKEHIGEEMYKQVKKSAGSRCLLILEGLDEMAAERRKRDPFLAQVIKCTLLEKATIMITSRPHACEKLDAGRRIEVVGFGKKEIQEFVEKSFPNDANSVEEFLWQLKEYPHLESLSYVPMNLVMIVDMFECSEKELPSTITQLYRLFIVMTLERQVRKENERKQMRLTVAVAANSVEEKLFLVLAGIPKEAVRTLLLLCRLAYCSFFDWYSDREEDVWSKWKDPKIIFTVSDLMECAIEETAEWDGYGLLKATHTHQLPTDTVTYNFSHLTIQEFLCAVYISTLSQEEQQRLLNEHFIDYPNVFIFLCGLTGLVSNEMFQFVFSKLQNLPHPGVAPGSRSFDSNVAVKCLYEAQRIDPLYSVASIKVNVQSRTLLPYDCLCISHVMSCYAISELNMSGCHIGDKGAELLVKYYPKKNSAGQLLEVLDLSYNNLSIDGLVHMMKIVKTSSASLRKLSVYGNHISETGMSLILSELQYNNILTELSVATCGLSMKSAICVSEMLGKCSLQVLDMSKNRICDDGITAIAGVLGNSQIRELKINECDITLTGARSLAAGLLVNNSVKILNMSFNKINDNGIAAIAGALSNSQISELDVSGCGITLTEARSLAAGLLINSVRILKVSFNTIGDDGITAIAATLSNSQISELFVIRCGITLTGARSLAVGLLVNNSIRRLYIWGNPITVKGARLILQSAVENRVCQEVVLFHQWLGNEEYRKDDEVKKMMIILEQRRRQEQLQQKISKHDSNKQNVSGEDDVKQPPEGKCSTENDDQLVKEEETTVTTTTDENDQMNGGGSSSYHIWNCSIM; encoded by the exons ATGGCTACTGGGAAAATGAGCTTACAGGAACAAAAGAGAGTATTGACTAACAACCGCGAATTCATCGTTAATAATCTGGATGCTGATGACGTGATTGACGAGCTGATTCAGGAGAAGATGATGGGACGTAATGCTGCGCAACGGGTGCAACTGATGGGGATGAGTAGAGTGGATAAGAATCGAATTATTGTCGATCAACTATGTATCGCTGGGCCAGGCGTGCTGGAGAAGTTTTGTGAGATTTTGAGGAAATACAAGCGGCAAACGTTTATAGCCGAAGAATTGGAGGAAAATG CAGGTGTCAAGTGTGATCGTCCCATTTTAAAGTACAGCCCGATAGCTGTTAGCAGATTACAGGCCAGGTACCTCAGATACTTGTCCACTGACTGGCCACACTATTATGTTCGACTGGCTCTGGTGAAAGGAGAAAAGGTGACAAGAGCAGATAAGAACTTGGAAGAGATTACAAGACTAACATTAAAAGGACAAGTTGATGAAATACTGTTGAAGAAGGAACAACTTGGTGAGCTGAGGGACATTTTCCACTACCAGAACAAACCTTGTCCACGATTGATACTAATAATGGGAGGCCCAG GTATAGGAAAGACAACCCTAGCAAATGAGATCTGTGTGAAGTGGGCTAAGGGGGGTGGATTTTTAGCTGAGGACTTTGACATTGTGATCCTGATACCATTAAGGTCAGTCCAGCAAAGGTCAATTGAAAAAGAGATTAAAGAGCACATTGGAGAGGAGATGTATAAGCAAGTGAAGAAGTCAGCAGGTAGTAGATGTCTACTGATTCTGGAAGGATTAGATGAGATGGCAGCTGAACGTCGAAAGCGTGATCCATTTTTAGCACAAGTGATAAAATGTACATTGTTGGAAAAAGCCACAATAATGATTACATCAAGACCACATGCTTGTGAAAAGCTGGATGCAGGTAGGAGAATAGAAGTAGTAGGATTTGGCAAAAAAGAAATTCAAGAGTTTGTGGAGAAGTCATTTCCCAATGATGCGAACAGTGTTGAGGAATTTTTATGGCAGTTGAAGGAGTATCCTCATTTGGAGAGTTTGTCGTACGTGCCTATGAACTTAGTGATGATAGTTGATATGTTTGAGTGTAGTGAGAAGGAGCTTCCATCCACCATTACACAACTGTACCGACTGTTCATTGTGATGACACTAGAGAGACAAGTTAGGAAGGAGAATGAGAGGAAGCAAATGCGTTTAACTGTAGCAGTAGCAGCTAATAGTGTTGAGGAGAAATTATTTTTGGTGTTAGCAGGCATCCCCAAAGAAGCAGTGAGgacattattattgttgtgCAGGTTAGCTTATTGTAGCTTCTTTGACTGGTATTCTGACAGGGAAGAAGATGTTTGGAGTAAGTGGAAGGATCCAAAGATCATCTTTACTGTGTCAGACCTGATGGAGTGTGCTATAGAGGAAACAGCTGAGTGGGACGGGTATGGCCTTTTGAAAGCTACACACACTCACCAGTTACCCACAGACACTGTCACTTACAATTTTTCGCACTTAACCATCCAGGAGTTTTTGTGTGCTGTTTATATTTCAACATTATCACAAGAAGAACAGCAACGTCTACTGAATGAACACTTTATTGACTATCCTAATGTTTTCATATTTCTGTGTGGACTTACAGGATTAGTGTCCAATGAAATGTTCCAGTTTGTGTTCTCTAAGTTACAAAATCTTCCACATCCAGGCGTTGCACCTGGTTCTCGATCATTTGACAGTAATGTTGCAGTGAAATGTTTGTATGAGGCCCAACGGATTGATCCACTTTATTCAGTTGCATCCATCAAAGTGAATGTGCAAAGTAGAACATTACTACCTTATGACTGCCTGTGTATCTCTCATGTGATGTCATGTTATGCAATATCAGAATTGAACATGTCAGGTTGTCATATTGGAGACAAAGGAGCTGAATTGTTAGTAAAATATTATCCCAAAAAGAACAGTGCTGGTCAACTGCTAGAAGTGTTAGACCTCAGCTACAACAATCTCTCTATTGATGGGCTGGTACACATGATGAAGATTGTGAAAACAA GTAGTGCCTCATTAAGAAAGTTAAGTGTTTATGGTAATCACATCAGCGAAACTGGGATGTCATTAATATTAAGTGAACTCCAGTACAATAACATCCTGACTGAATTGAGTGTAGCAACGTGTGGATTATCAATGAAAA GTGCCATCTGTGTCAGTGAAATGTTGGGAAAGTGTTCACTACAAGTCCTTGACATGTCAAAAAACCGTATTTGTGATGATGGCATCACTGCCATTGCAGGAGTACTAGGTAACAGTCAGATTAGGGAACTAAAGATTAATGAGTGTGACATTACTCTTACTGGAGCTAGATCACTTGCAGCAGGATTACTAGTCAACAACAGTGTTAAGATATTAAACATGTCATTCAATAAAATCAATGATAATGGCATCGCTGCTATTGCAGGAGCACTTAGTAACAGTCAGATTAGCGAATTGGATGTTAGTGGGTGTGGCATTACTCTTACTGAAGCTAGATCACTTGCAGCAGGACTACTGATCAACAGTGTTCGGATATTAAAAGTGTCATTCAATACAATTGGTGACGATGGCATCACTGCCATTGCAGCAACACTTAGTAACAGTCAGATTAGTGAACTATTTGTTATTAGGTGTGGCATTACTCTTACTGGAGCAAGATCACTTGCAGTAGGATTACTAGTCAACAACAGTATTAGGAGACTATATATATGGGGTAACCCTATCACTGTGAAGGGAGCTCGTCTAATACTACAGTCAGCTGTGGAAAACAGAGTCTGTCAAGAAGTTGTTCTTTTTCATCAATGGTTGGGTAATGAGGAATACCGGAAAGATGATGaagtgaagaagatgatgatCATATTAGAACAGAGGAGGAGGCAAGAG cAGTTACAACAAAAGATCTCAAAACATGACAGTAATAAACAAAATGTTAGTGGTGAAGATGATGTGAAGCAACCACCAGAAGGAAAATGTAGTACCGAAAATGATGATCAACTTGTGAAAGAAGAGGAGACCACAG TTACTACAACAACAGATGAGAATGATCAGATGAATGGTGGAGGATCCAG CAGCTATCACATATGGAACTGCAGCATCATGTAG